One region of Haloprofundus salilacus genomic DNA includes:
- a CDS encoding ABC transporter permease: MPALSDLNLNYLVSVTIVSLYISTVAVGISTLVSLPVAVGVAFGDFPGKRALTAVINTGMGFPSVVVGLVVLLALSNSGPLGDLQLLFTPQAMIISQTILATPVVLSVSISAVESVGGDLRDAAFAAGGTNSDVGLLVLREARYGIVTAVLAGYGRAISEVGSVLIVGGNIVFPPEQTSFTRTLTTAITVEARRGNYETGLVLGALLLVLVFAVNALGGRIRDGGRA, encoded by the coding sequence ATTCCGGCGCTCAGCGACCTAAACCTGAACTACCTCGTCAGCGTCACCATCGTGTCGCTGTACATCAGCACCGTCGCCGTCGGCATCAGCACGCTCGTAAGCCTCCCCGTCGCCGTCGGCGTTGCCTTCGGCGACTTCCCCGGCAAGCGCGCGCTCACCGCCGTCATCAACACTGGGATGGGGTTTCCGAGCGTCGTCGTCGGTCTCGTGGTCCTCCTTGCGCTGTCGAACTCCGGACCGCTCGGCGATCTCCAACTGCTGTTCACGCCGCAGGCGATGATCATCTCCCAGACCATCCTCGCGACGCCCGTCGTCCTCAGCGTCTCCATCTCCGCCGTCGAGAGTGTCGGCGGCGACCTGCGCGACGCAGCCTTCGCCGCGGGCGGGACGAACAGCGACGTGGGACTGCTCGTCCTCCGCGAGGCGCGCTACGGCATCGTCACGGCCGTCCTCGCGGGGTACGGCCGCGCCATCAGCGAGGTCGGCTCCGTGCTCATCGTCGGCGGCAACATCGTCTTCCCGCCCGAACAGACCTCGTTCACCCGGACGCTGACGACCGCCATCACCGTCGAGGCGCGTCGCGGCAACTACGAGACGGGTCTCGTGCTCGGCGCGTTACTCCTCGTCCTCGTTTTCGCTGTCAACGCGCTCGGCGGACGCATTCGCGACGGAGGGCGAGCGTGA
- a CDS encoding ATP-binding cassette domain-containing protein: MTPRDGDVRERGKPPREADAATARLRLVADGVSHGFDGECVLDDVSLTVEPGEVLAVVGPSGTGKTTLLRLLALFSPPDEGRIALADSDARGTAARDELPLVDARANGRGETDARDAWTLPDDERLRLRRRIGLVAQDRSLFSASVAYNAAYGLEVRRARSTRLRASLARAVGRWSPPAAALDALETVGMAEMTDKRAESLSSGEAQRVGVARALAVDPDVLLLDEPTSNLDPRNTAVIEDAVREAKERGIGVALATHDMAQARRVADKTAVVLDGTCIEHGPTEQVFESPRDDRARQFVAGELVY, encoded by the coding sequence GTGACACCCCGCGACGGAGACGTGCGCGAGCGCGGTAAGCCTCCCCGCGAGGCGGATGCGGCGACCGCCCGACTCCGCCTCGTCGCCGACGGCGTCTCCCACGGCTTCGACGGCGAGTGCGTCCTCGACGACGTCTCGCTCACCGTCGAACCCGGCGAAGTGCTGGCCGTCGTCGGTCCCTCGGGAACCGGGAAGACGACGCTGCTGCGTCTGCTGGCACTGTTCTCACCGCCGGACGAGGGTCGCATCGCGCTCGCCGACTCCGACGCCCGCGGGACCGCTGCCCGAGACGAGTTGCCGCTCGTCGACGCGCGGGCGAACGGCCGAGGCGAAACCGACGCCCGCGACGCGTGGACGCTGCCGGACGACGAGCGACTCCGACTCCGCCGACGCATCGGCCTCGTCGCGCAGGACCGCTCGCTGTTCTCGGCGTCGGTCGCGTACAACGCCGCCTACGGACTCGAAGTCAGACGGGCGCGGTCGACCCGCCTCCGCGCCTCGCTCGCGCGAGCGGTCGGCCGCTGGTCGCCCCCGGCGGCGGCGCTCGACGCGCTCGAAACCGTCGGGATGGCCGAGATGACCGACAAGCGCGCCGAGTCGCTCTCCTCGGGTGAGGCTCAACGCGTCGGCGTCGCGCGGGCGCTCGCCGTCGACCCGGACGTGCTCCTGCTCGACGAACCGACCTCGAATCTCGACCCGCGGAACACCGCCGTCATCGAGGACGCCGTCCGCGAGGCCAAGGAGCGCGGCATCGGCGTCGCGCTCGCCACGCACGACATGGCGCAGGCGCGTCGCGTCGCCGACAAAACGGCCGTCGTTCTCGACGGGACCTGTATCGAGCACGGGCCGACCGAGCAGGTGTTCGAGTCGCCGCGCGACGACCGCGCCCGGCAGTTCGTCGCGGGCGAACTCGTGTACTGA
- a CDS encoding TOBE domain-containing protein encodes MDGAFEAYLASDDVTFDDDDTELLRAVDDHGSVSGAAAALGRSRARALARLETLESAFGSLVERRRGGADGGGSELTAEAKELLDRFARLRAALSGTAGARETVLYGRLAGVNGELGVVDTDAGPVRALVVGADGRVAENADSGTPVQVSVRADAVTLHAPDDAPPSAATSARNRFDGVVSALDRGETVATASVDVGADASLFALVTTESAERLGLDEGASVVASFKATATRATVVDAEN; translated from the coding sequence ATGGACGGCGCGTTCGAGGCGTATCTCGCATCCGACGACGTCACGTTCGACGACGACGACACCGAACTGCTCCGGGCGGTCGACGACCACGGTTCCGTGAGCGGTGCGGCCGCCGCCCTCGGACGCTCGCGCGCCCGCGCACTCGCGCGACTCGAAACGCTCGAATCCGCGTTCGGCTCGCTCGTCGAACGTCGACGCGGCGGGGCCGACGGCGGCGGGAGCGAACTCACCGCCGAAGCCAAGGAACTACTCGACCGATTCGCCCGCCTCCGCGCCGCGCTCTCGGGCACCGCGGGTGCGCGCGAGACGGTTCTCTACGGGCGTCTCGCCGGCGTCAACGGCGAACTCGGCGTCGTCGACACCGACGCGGGACCGGTCCGCGCGCTCGTCGTCGGCGCAGACGGACGGGTGGCCGAGAACGCCGACTCCGGCACGCCGGTGCAGGTGAGCGTTCGCGCCGACGCCGTGACACTGCACGCGCCCGACGACGCCCCGCCGTCGGCGGCGACGAGCGCTCGCAACCGCTTCGACGGCGTCGTCTCCGCGCTCGACCGCGGAGAGACCGTCGCCACCGCCAGCGTCGACGTAGGGGCGGACGCGTCGCTGTTCGCGCTCGTGACCACGGAGAGCGCCGAGCGACTCGGACTCGACGAGGGTGCGAGCGTCGTCGCGTCGTTCAAGGCGACGGCGACCCGGGCGACGGTGGTCGACGCCGAAAATTAG
- a CDS encoding dihydrodipicolinate synthase family protein yields MEGIAPPLATPFTEDGDLDEESLGALVGWVEERGVDFLVPCGSNSEAELMSVEERARVVELVVEEASVPVLAGTGHPGLRETKRQTQLAADAGADGALVVTPFYFPYDDDAIENYYREIADDAGVPVYLYSVPPYTNVTLPPTVAGRLAEHPNIAGMKDSGGDLEAFGRTRRLAGDGFKFFVGAGSVAAHAFDAGADGGILGLANVAPEACAEMYERHREGDTEGARELNADLVELNRAVTTVHSIPGLKAAMRARGAPAGYARAPHRPVNDEVREELEALVAEL; encoded by the coding sequence ATGGAAGGAATCGCACCGCCGCTCGCGACACCGTTCACCGAAGACGGCGACCTTGACGAGGAGTCGCTCGGAGCGCTCGTCGGCTGGGTCGAAGAACGCGGCGTCGACTTTCTCGTCCCCTGCGGGTCGAACAGCGAAGCCGAACTGATGAGCGTCGAAGAGCGCGCCCGCGTCGTCGAACTCGTCGTCGAGGAGGCGTCGGTGCCGGTGCTCGCCGGAACCGGTCATCCGGGTCTCCGCGAGACGAAGCGGCAGACCCAGTTGGCCGCGGACGCGGGCGCAGACGGCGCGCTCGTCGTCACGCCGTTTTACTTCCCGTACGACGATGACGCGATTGAAAATTACTATCGGGAAATCGCAGACGATGCCGGGGTTCCGGTCTACCTCTACAGCGTCCCCCCGTACACGAACGTCACCCTCCCGCCGACCGTCGCGGGGCGTCTCGCCGAACACCCGAACATCGCCGGGATGAAAGACTCGGGCGGAGACCTCGAAGCGTTCGGCCGCACTCGCCGACTCGCGGGCGACGGGTTCAAGTTCTTCGTCGGCGCGGGGAGCGTGGCCGCGCACGCGTTCGACGCGGGTGCCGACGGTGGAATCTTGGGCCTCGCCAACGTGGCTCCCGAGGCGTGCGCCGAGATGTACGAACGCCACCGCGAAGGTGACACCGAAGGGGCGCGCGAACTGAACGCCGACCTCGTGGAGTTGAACCGCGCAGTGACGACAGTCCACAGTATTCCCGGACTGAAAGCCGCGATGCGCGCCCGCGGCGCGCCCGCCGGATACGCCCGCGCGCCCCACCGGCCGGTGAACGACGAGGTGCGAGAAGAACTGGAAGCGTTGGTCGCGGAACTGTAA
- a CDS encoding potassium channel family protein, which translates to MRFVIVGYGRVGSRTARILKEEGHEVVLVENNREKVERAREAGFEVVEGDGSNEAVLERAGLDNAVAVGGVTGDLNTNYAVCMIAKEYGCRTVLRIDADYREEIYKEYADDVDEIIYPERLGAAGAKTALLGGNFNAISELTESLQLSAVTIPEGSPVVGKRISEIDLPSTARIYAHGDQREAMTIPLPQTTVEAGDRVALIVEQESLEDVRRRLLGDASVESV; encoded by the coding sequence ATGAGATTCGTTATCGTCGGGTACGGTCGGGTCGGCTCTCGAACCGCGCGCATCCTCAAGGAGGAGGGTCACGAGGTTGTTCTCGTCGAGAACAACCGGGAGAAGGTCGAGCGCGCCCGAGAGGCGGGCTTCGAGGTCGTCGAGGGCGACGGAAGCAACGAGGCCGTTCTCGAACGCGCCGGTTTGGACAACGCCGTCGCCGTCGGCGGCGTCACCGGCGACCTGAACACGAACTACGCGGTGTGCATGATAGCCAAGGAGTACGGCTGTCGGACCGTGCTCCGTATCGACGCGGACTACCGCGAGGAGATTTACAAGGAGTACGCCGACGACGTCGACGAGATAATCTACCCCGAGCGTCTCGGCGCGGCGGGCGCGAAGACCGCGCTGCTCGGCGGGAACTTCAACGCCATCAGCGAACTCACTGAGAGTCTCCAGTTGTCGGCGGTCACCATCCCCGAGGGGTCACCGGTGGTCGGCAAGCGCATCAGCGAAATCGACCTGCCGTCGACCGCTCGCATCTACGCCCACGGCGACCAGCGAGAGGCGATGACGATTCCGCTCCCGCAGACGACAGTCGAAGCGGGCGACAGGGTCGCGCTCATCGTCGAACAGGAGTCGCTCGAAGATGTTCGGCGGCGTCTGCTCGGCGACGCGTCGGTGGAGAGCGTCTGA
- a CDS encoding metal-dependent hydrolase — protein sequence MMATTHALIGVVLALVVAPDGGLLPVAAAGLGGLFPDFDLYAGHRKTLHFPVYFSLAAFVAAGVAAFVASPVALALALFLAAAAIHSVMDVVGGGLELKPWEATSDRAVYDHFNGRWLAPKRWIRYDGAPEDFLLGAAFGVPALLVLLGPAQTAVGVALAVSAVYTLLRKTLVPVAERLVDATPAELLAYVPERFVEDFR from the coding sequence ATGATGGCCACCACGCACGCCCTGATAGGGGTCGTGCTCGCGCTCGTCGTCGCCCCCGACGGCGGCCTCCTCCCGGTTGCGGCCGCCGGTCTCGGCGGACTCTTTCCCGACTTCGACCTGTACGCCGGTCACCGAAAGACGCTGCACTTTCCGGTGTACTTCTCGCTCGCGGCGTTCGTCGCCGCCGGCGTCGCCGCATTCGTCGCTTCGCCGGTAGCGCTCGCCCTCGCGCTGTTCTTGGCGGCGGCGGCGATTCACTCGGTGATGGACGTCGTCGGCGGCGGTCTCGAACTCAAGCCGTGGGAAGCGACCTCCGACCGAGCGGTGTACGACCACTTCAACGGGCGGTGGCTCGCACCAAAGCGGTGGATTCGCTATGACGGCGCGCCCGAGGATTTCCTCCTCGGCGCCGCCTTCGGCGTTCCGGCGCTGCTGGTGCTCTTGGGTCCCGCGCAGACCGCCGTCGGCGTCGCCCTCGCCGTCTCGGCGGTGTACACGCTGCTGCGTAAGACACTCGTTCCCGTCGCCGAACGCCTCGTCGACGCGACGCCCGCCGAACTGCTCGCGTACGTCCCCGAACGGTTCGTCGAGGACTTCCGGTAG
- a CDS encoding MFS transporter, whose product MGLSTRLFGDDAALLSNRSFQLLLLASVSSPLGSSVVSPVLDSLRGPLGATEAQVALLMAAFTAPAIVCIPLVGMLSDRYGRKPVLTAGLTLFGLAGIAIPLTTEFRVVVGLRLLQGVGYTGIAPVLITSVGDLFDGDREAAAQGLRFTTVGLSLTVFPLLAGALVALSWRYPFYLFALALPTALAVALFFDDPTLDSEGAGDTVETATNGGEATEDTSPPDDDSPSTLQALSVVLRNRRVAATLLGRAVPSFLWFTFLTYVSIVVARVLGGSAGEAGVLVALASVASSVSATQVGRLTAAFDRRAIPLFATLVCTAVGVAALGLSPSLPVAGLGSVAVGAGFGVVLSLYRSTISTLATDELRGSLVSVGESLGRVGSTTAPILLGGTVALLEPRLGSVVAIRSMLVGVAVLTVVVGGFFLYLGETGDGRSVTGEA is encoded by the coding sequence GTGGGTCTCAGTACGCGACTGTTCGGCGACGACGCAGCGCTTCTCTCGAACCGGAGTTTCCAACTTCTGTTGCTCGCCAGCGTCAGTTCACCGCTCGGTTCCTCCGTCGTCTCGCCGGTCCTCGATTCGCTGCGCGGACCGCTCGGCGCGACGGAGGCGCAGGTCGCGCTGCTCATGGCCGCCTTCACCGCACCCGCTATCGTCTGCATCCCCCTCGTCGGGATGCTCTCGGATCGATACGGCCGAAAACCCGTCCTCACGGCGGGGCTGACGCTGTTCGGTCTCGCCGGTATCGCGATTCCGCTGACGACGGAGTTCCGCGTCGTCGTCGGTCTCCGACTCCTGCAGGGAGTCGGCTACACCGGTATCGCGCCGGTGCTCATCACCAGCGTCGGCGACCTGTTCGACGGCGACCGCGAGGCAGCGGCGCAGGGACTTCGGTTCACGACGGTAGGCCTCTCGCTGACGGTGTTTCCACTTCTGGCTGGCGCGCTCGTCGCCCTCTCGTGGCGCTACCCGTTCTACCTGTTCGCGCTCGCGCTCCCGACGGCGCTCGCCGTCGCGCTCTTCTTCGACGACCCGACCTTGGACTCCGAGGGTGCCGGCGACACCGTCGAGACGGCAACAAACGGTGGCGAAGCGACCGAAGACACCTCGCCCCCGGACGACGACTCGCCCTCGACGCTGCAGGCTCTCTCGGTCGTGCTCCGGAACCGTCGCGTCGCGGCGACGCTTCTCGGCCGGGCCGTCCCGTCGTTTCTCTGGTTCACCTTCCTCACCTACGTCTCCATCGTCGTCGCCCGCGTTCTCGGCGGGTCGGCGGGCGAGGCGGGCGTGCTCGTCGCGCTGGCGAGCGTCGCCTCCTCGGTGAGCGCGACGCAGGTCGGTCGCCTGACGGCGGCGTTCGACCGGCGGGCGATTCCGCTGTTCGCCACGCTCGTCTGCACCGCTGTCGGCGTCGCCGCGCTCGGTCTCTCGCCGTCGCTTCCGGTCGCCGGTCTCGGCTCCGTCGCCGTCGGCGCGGGGTTCGGCGTCGTTCTCAGCCTCTATCGGAGCACCATCTCGACGTTGGCGACCGACGAGTTGCGGGGGAGTCTCGTTAGCGTGGGCGAGTCGCTCGGGCGCGTCGGCAGCACCACCGCGCCAATTCTCCTGGGCGGAACGGTCGCGCTCTTGGAGCCGCGTCTGGGCAGCGTCGTCGCGATTCGCTCGATGCTCGTCGGTGTCGCGGTGCTCACCGTCGTCGTCGGCGGGTTCTTCCTCTACCTCGGCGAGACGGGCGA